In Streptomyces hawaiiensis, one genomic interval encodes:
- a CDS encoding benzaldehyde dehydrogenase, giving the protein MSLLDTRSWQSRSLAGPGYTVTEPATGQALGTLALATPEDVGVAAGRAATAQRAWARTPHFARAAVLRKAGDLFTEHAAELRDWLVRESGSVPGKADFELHVAAQECYEAAALASRPAGQVLPSEAPRLSYTRRVPAGVVGVISPFNAPLILSIRSVAPALALGNAVLLKPDPRTAVCGGLSLAAVFAAAGLPEDLLHVLPGGPDAGQALVADPRVPIISFTGSTAAGRAVGEAAGRHLKRAHLELGGNSAMIVLEDADLDAVISTAAWGSFFHQGQICMTTGRHLVHVSLYDEYVERLAAKADSLAVGDPYRDQVHLGPIIDSGQLTKISGLVEASTSAGAKLAAGGTHDRLFYRPTVLAHVDDRTPAYTEEVFGPVAPVRSFTTADEAAALAAQSPYGLSLGIVTRDPARGLDLAERIPTGIVHINDQTVNDEAVAPFGGVAASGTGARFGGEANLEAFTELRWTTVRGDVAPYPF; this is encoded by the coding sequence ATGTCGTTGCTCGACACCAGGAGCTGGCAGTCCCGCAGCCTCGCGGGGCCCGGGTACACCGTCACCGAACCCGCCACCGGCCAGGCCCTCGGGACCCTCGCCCTCGCCACCCCGGAGGACGTCGGGGTCGCCGCCGGGCGGGCCGCCACCGCCCAGCGCGCATGGGCACGCACCCCGCACTTCGCCCGTGCCGCCGTACTCCGCAAGGCGGGCGACCTGTTCACCGAGCACGCCGCCGAACTGCGTGACTGGCTGGTCCGCGAATCGGGCTCCGTACCCGGCAAGGCCGACTTCGAACTGCACGTCGCCGCCCAGGAGTGCTACGAGGCCGCCGCGCTCGCCTCCCGCCCGGCCGGCCAAGTCCTGCCCAGCGAGGCGCCACGCCTGTCGTACACGCGCCGCGTCCCGGCCGGTGTGGTGGGCGTGATCTCGCCGTTCAACGCGCCGCTGATCCTGTCCATCCGCTCCGTCGCCCCGGCCCTGGCGCTGGGCAACGCGGTCCTGCTGAAGCCGGACCCGCGCACGGCCGTCTGCGGAGGGCTGTCCCTCGCCGCGGTCTTCGCCGCCGCGGGCCTGCCGGAGGACCTGCTGCACGTGCTGCCCGGCGGACCGGACGCCGGACAGGCTCTGGTCGCCGACCCGCGCGTGCCGATCATCTCCTTCACCGGCTCCACGGCCGCCGGACGGGCCGTGGGCGAGGCCGCCGGACGCCACCTCAAGCGGGCCCACCTGGAACTGGGCGGCAACTCGGCCATGATCGTGCTGGAGGACGCCGACCTCGACGCGGTGATCTCCACGGCAGCCTGGGGCTCGTTCTTCCACCAGGGTCAGATCTGCATGACCACGGGACGCCATCTGGTCCACGTGTCCCTCTACGACGAGTACGTCGAGCGGCTGGCCGCCAAAGCGGACTCCCTCGCCGTCGGCGACCCGTACCGGGACCAGGTCCACCTCGGCCCCATCATCGACTCGGGCCAGCTCACCAAGATCAGCGGCCTGGTCGAGGCCAGCACCAGCGCGGGCGCCAAGCTCGCCGCCGGCGGCACCCACGACAGGCTCTTCTACCGGCCGACGGTCCTCGCCCATGTCGACGACCGCACCCCCGCCTACACGGAGGAGGTCTTCGGCCCGGTGGCGCCCGTCCGCTCCTTCACCACCGCCGACGAGGCGGCGGCCCTGGCCGCGCAGAGCCCGTACGGCCTCTCCCTGGGCATCGTCACCAGGGACCCGGCCCGCGGCCTGGACCTCGCCGAGCGCATCCCGACCGGCATCGTCCACATCAACGACCAGACCGTGAACGACGAGGCCGTGGCGCCCTTCGGCGGAGTCGCCGCCTCCGGCACCGGCGCCCGCTTCGGCGGTGAGGCCAATCTGGAGGCCTTCACCGAACTGCGCTGGACGACGGTACGCGGAGACGTGGCTCCGTATCCCTTCTAG
- the trxA gene encoding thioredoxin encodes MSSTVELTKENFDQTVTDNEFVLIDFWADWCGPCKQFAPVYEKAAGENPDLVFGKVDTEAQPELAAAFGIQSIPTLMIVRDQVAVFAQPGALPEAALTDVIGQARDLDMGEVRKAIAEQQAQEGQQAG; translated from the coding sequence ATGAGCAGCACCGTGGAGCTCACCAAGGAGAACTTCGACCAGACGGTCACGGACAACGAGTTCGTCCTGATCGACTTCTGGGCCGACTGGTGCGGGCCGTGCAAGCAGTTCGCCCCGGTCTACGAGAAGGCGGCGGGAGAGAACCCGGACCTGGTGTTCGGCAAGGTGGACACCGAGGCGCAGCCCGAGCTGGCCGCGGCCTTCGGTATCCAGTCCATCCCCACGCTGATGATCGTCCGTGACCAGGTCGCCGTGTTCGCCCAGCCGGGCGCCCTGCCCGAGGCCGCCCTGACGGACGTCATCGGGCAGGCCCGCGACCTCGACATGGGCGAGGTCCGCAAGGCGATCGCCGAGCAGCAGGCCCAGGAAGGCCAGCAGGCGGGCTAG
- a CDS encoding dihydrolipoyl dehydrogenase family protein translates to MTETETNAYDVVVLGAGPVGENVADRTRAAGLTTAVVESELVGGECSYWACMPSKALLRPVIARADARRVPGLSQSVQGPLDASAVLAHRDYFTSHWKDDGQVGWLDSIGADLYRGHGRLTGPRTVTVTGPDGGERVLTARQAVAVCTGSRAALPGLPGLDEVKPWTSREATSAKTVPGRLIVIGGGVVATEMATVWQALGSKVTLLVRGEGLLPRMEPFAGELIAEALTEAGADIRTGTSVESVTRENGTVVAVTGTGDRIEADEILFATGRAPRTDDIGLETVGLDAGSWLPVDDSLRVTGHDWLYAVGDVNHRALLTHQGKYQARVAGAAIAARATGETLAAQPWGAHAATADHAAVPQVVFTDPEVAAVGLSLAEAEQAGHRVKAVDVDLSSVSGAGLYADGYQGRARMVVDLEEEILRGVTLVGPGVGELIHSATIAVAGQVPISRLWHAVPSYPTISEVWLRLLEAYRDA, encoded by the coding sequence ATGACGGAAACGGAAACCAACGCGTACGACGTCGTGGTGCTCGGGGCCGGGCCCGTGGGGGAGAACGTCGCCGACCGCACCCGCGCCGCCGGACTGACCACCGCGGTCGTGGAGAGCGAACTCGTCGGCGGCGAGTGCTCCTACTGGGCGTGCATGCCCAGCAAGGCCCTGCTGCGGCCGGTCATCGCCCGTGCGGACGCCCGCCGCGTGCCGGGCCTGAGCCAGTCGGTGCAGGGGCCCCTGGACGCGTCCGCGGTCCTCGCCCACCGGGACTACTTCACCTCCCACTGGAAGGACGACGGCCAGGTCGGGTGGCTCGACTCGATCGGCGCCGACCTGTACCGCGGCCACGGGCGCCTCACCGGCCCGCGCACGGTGACGGTCACCGGCCCGGACGGCGGCGAGCGCGTCCTGACCGCCCGGCAGGCCGTCGCCGTCTGCACCGGCAGCCGCGCCGCCCTGCCCGGCCTGCCCGGGCTCGACGAGGTCAAGCCGTGGACCAGCCGGGAGGCCACCAGCGCCAAGACCGTCCCCGGCCGGCTGATCGTGATCGGCGGCGGCGTGGTCGCCACCGAGATGGCCACGGTCTGGCAGGCCCTCGGCTCGAAGGTCACCCTGCTGGTCCGCGGCGAGGGCCTGCTCCCCCGGATGGAGCCCTTCGCCGGCGAACTGATCGCCGAGGCGCTCACGGAGGCCGGAGCGGACATCCGTACGGGCACCTCGGTGGAGTCGGTGACCCGTGAGAACGGGACGGTCGTGGCGGTCACCGGCACGGGCGACCGCATCGAGGCCGACGAGATCCTCTTCGCCACCGGCCGTGCCCCGCGCACCGACGACATCGGCCTGGAGACCGTCGGCCTCGACGCCGGATCCTGGCTGCCGGTCGACGACAGCCTCCGCGTGACCGGCCACGACTGGCTGTACGCGGTCGGCGATGTCAACCACCGCGCCCTCCTCACCCACCAGGGCAAGTACCAGGCCCGCGTCGCGGGCGCCGCCATCGCCGCGCGGGCCACCGGGGAGACCCTCGCCGCCCAGCCCTGGGGCGCCCACGCCGCGACCGCCGACCACGCGGCCGTCCCCCAGGTCGTCTTCACCGACCCGGAGGTGGCGGCCGTCGGCCTGTCCCTCGCCGAGGCCGAGCAGGCGGGGCACCGGGTGAAGGCCGTCGATGTGGACCTGTCCTCCGTCTCCGGAGCCGGCCTGTACGCCGACGGCTACCAGGGCCGCGCCCGCATGGTGGTCGACCTCGAGGAAGAGATCCTGCGCGGCGTCACCCTCGTCGGACCCGGCGTCGGCGAACTCATCCACTCCGCGACCATCGCGGTCGCCGGCCAGGTCCCGATCAGCCGCCTGTGGCACGCCGTCCCGTCCTACCCGACGATCAGCGAGGTGTGGCTGCGGTTGCTGGAGGCGTACCGGGACGCCTGA
- a CDS encoding ABC-F family ATP-binding cassette domain-containing protein, translating to MITVRDVDVRVGARLLLSGVSFHVSPGDRIGLVGRNGAGKTTLLHTLAGELRPAAGSVVRSADVGHLPQDARAADQSVTVTDRILSARGLDRAVRALRHAESAMADGTERSMNAYVRAEAEFQARGGYAAEAEAARVAAGLGLPAGLMERRLSTLSGGQRRRVELARILFAGHGTLLLDEPTNHLDAASITWLRTFLTSHQGWLVMISHDTSLLASTVNRVFHLDPGRAALDIHNTGWDTYLAQRDADERRRVRERANAERKAAALHAQAGKMRARMSTAVAARNMARRADRLLADLEPARRAGKTARIRLPEPAPCGRIPLGAVSLTRSYGGRHVLRGVDLAVDRGSRLVVLGPNGAGKTTLLRILAGHDRPDGGRVVHGHGLRLGCFAQEHDTLDPESTVREHLAGAAPHLTDGEVRQVLGAFLFTGDDTGKRVGVLSGGEKTRLALAGLVHSGANVLLLDEPTNNLDPASRAEVLAAVGTYPGAIVMVTHDEGAVDALRPDRVLLLPEAEEDVWDDAYRDLVVPAHA from the coding sequence ATGATCACCGTTCGTGACGTCGACGTGCGCGTGGGCGCGCGTCTGCTGCTGTCCGGCGTCTCCTTCCATGTCTCCCCCGGCGACCGCATCGGCCTGGTCGGCCGCAACGGCGCCGGGAAGACGACCCTATTGCACACTCTGGCGGGCGAACTGCGGCCCGCCGCCGGCTCGGTCGTCCGCTCGGCGGATGTCGGGCATCTCCCCCAGGACGCCCGCGCCGCCGACCAGTCGGTCACCGTCACCGACCGCATCCTGTCCGCGCGGGGCCTGGACCGTGCCGTACGGGCGCTGCGCCACGCGGAGAGCGCGATGGCCGACGGCACGGAGCGGTCGATGAACGCCTATGTGCGGGCCGAGGCCGAGTTCCAGGCCCGCGGCGGTTACGCGGCCGAGGCGGAGGCCGCCCGGGTCGCGGCCGGTCTCGGTCTGCCGGCGGGGCTGATGGAGCGGCGGCTCAGCACACTGTCGGGCGGTCAGCGCCGGCGCGTGGAGCTGGCCCGCATCCTGTTCGCCGGGCACGGCACATTGCTGCTGGACGAGCCGACGAACCATCTGGACGCGGCCTCGATCACCTGGCTGCGCACCTTCCTGACGAGCCATCAGGGATGGTTGGTGATGATCAGTCACGACACCTCCCTGTTGGCAAGCACCGTGAACCGGGTCTTCCACCTGGATCCCGGCCGGGCCGCGCTCGACATCCACAACACCGGCTGGGACACCTACCTCGCGCAGCGGGACGCCGACGAGCGGCGCCGGGTGCGCGAGCGGGCGAACGCCGAGCGCAAGGCGGCGGCGCTGCACGCCCAGGCCGGCAAGATGCGGGCCCGGATGTCGACGGCGGTGGCCGCCCGGAACATGGCCCGCCGCGCCGACCGCCTGCTCGCGGACCTCGAACCGGCCCGGCGCGCCGGGAAGACGGCCAGGATCCGGCTGCCCGAGCCGGCGCCCTGCGGCCGGATCCCGCTCGGCGCCGTGAGCCTGACCAGGTCGTACGGCGGCCGGCACGTCCTGCGAGGTGTCGATCTGGCCGTCGACCGGGGCAGCCGGCTGGTGGTGCTGGGGCCCAACGGTGCCGGGAAGACCACCCTGTTGCGCATCCTCGCCGGGCACGACAGGCCCGACGGTGGCCGGGTGGTCCACGGACACGGTCTGCGCCTGGGCTGTTTCGCGCAGGAACACGACACCCTGGACCCGGAGTCGACGGTCCGCGAGCACCTGGCCGGTGCCGCCCCGCACCTCACCGACGGTGAAGTCCGCCAGGTCCTGGGCGCGTTCCTGTTCACCGGCGACGACACCGGCAAGCGCGTCGGCGTCCTCTCCGGCGGAGAGAAGACCCGGCTCGCGCTGGCGGGCCTGGTCCACTCGGGCGCGAACGTCCTGCTCCTCGACGAGCCCACCAACAACCTGGACCCGGCCTCGCGCGCCGAGGTCCTGGCGGCGGTGGGCACCTACCCGGGCGCGATCGTCATGGTCACGCACGACGAGGGCGCCGTCGACGCGCTGCGCCCGGACCGGGTGCTGCTGCTGCCGGAGGCGGAGGAGGACGTGTGGGACGACGCCTACCGGGATCTGGTGGTGCCCGCGCACGCCTGA
- a CDS encoding peptide deformylase — translation MGTPSDRAPLAERVGQLLDRGLPLTIVAAGDPVLRHGTEPYDGQLEPALLARFVEALRVTMRAAPGVGLAAPQVGVPLRIAVIEDPAPVPEEVRLARGRVPQPFRVLVNPAYESVGEGRAAFFEGCLSVPGWQAVVARHAEVRLTGQDEYGRALDEVFTGWPARIVQHETDHLDGVLYLDRAEPRSLSSNQAMAERWAQPTPSKAARALGFELP, via the coding sequence ATGGGAACTCCGAGCGATCGCGCACCTCTGGCCGAGCGGGTCGGGCAACTCCTCGACAGGGGCCTGCCGTTGACCATCGTCGCGGCCGGTGACCCGGTGCTGCGGCACGGCACCGAGCCGTACGACGGTCAGCTGGAGCCCGCTCTGCTGGCCCGGTTCGTCGAGGCCCTGCGGGTCACCATGCGCGCGGCGCCCGGAGTCGGCCTGGCGGCGCCGCAGGTCGGTGTGCCGCTCCGGATCGCGGTGATCGAGGATCCGGCGCCGGTCCCGGAAGAGGTGCGCCTCGCGCGCGGGCGGGTGCCGCAGCCGTTCCGCGTGCTGGTCAATCCCGCCTACGAGTCCGTCGGCGAGGGGCGGGCCGCGTTCTTCGAGGGCTGCCTCAGCGTGCCGGGCTGGCAGGCGGTGGTGGCGCGCCACGCCGAGGTGCGGCTGACCGGGCAGGACGAGTACGGGCGGGCCCTGGACGAGGTGTTCACGGGCTGGCCGGCCCGGATCGTGCAGCACGAGACGGACCACCTCGACGGCGTCCTGTATCTGGACCGCGCCGAGCCGCGTTCGCTGTCGTCCAACCAGGCGATGGCGGAGCGCTGGGCCCAGCCGACGCCGTCGAAGGCGGCGCGGGCGCTCGGCTTCGAGCTGCCGTAG
- a CDS encoding PepSY-associated TM helix domain-containing protein — MTTAPSPTTDEAPQPAAPAPSKNRWAPLRPLILRLHFYAGVLVAPFLLVAAVTGLLYAGSFQAEKLVYDHELTVPAGEEKLPISEQVAAARKAHPEGTVSAVRPSPEADATTRVLLSGVPGVDEGHTLAVFVDPYTAQVRGSLEQYGSTGALPLRTWIDEFHRDLRLGEPGRLYSELAASWLWVISAGGLVLWFSRRRALRKVRGVKGRRRTLGLHGGVGVWAAAGFFFLSATGLTWSAHAGASIDELRTSLGQATPSVSAAAGGEHDGHGAAAGQAGDAAHGVGLDKVLAAARAEGLGDPVEIVPPADANSAYVVRQVQRSWPSKQDAVAIDPAGGEVTDVLRFADHPVLAKLTRWGIDLHTGILFGLANQIALMLLALSLILLIVWGYRMWWQRGRGTAFGRPVPRGAWQQVPPQILVPLLAGVAVLGYFLPLFGIPLAAFLAVDILLGEIAHRRGRRSYGTPVG, encoded by the coding sequence ATGACCACCGCTCCCTCGCCCACCACGGACGAGGCCCCGCAGCCAGCCGCCCCGGCACCGTCGAAGAACAGATGGGCCCCCCTGCGCCCGCTGATCCTCCGCCTGCACTTCTACGCCGGGGTGCTGGTGGCGCCGTTCCTCCTCGTCGCGGCCGTCACCGGCCTGCTGTACGCCGGTTCCTTCCAGGCCGAGAAGCTCGTGTACGACCACGAACTGACCGTCCCCGCAGGAGAGGAGAAGCTGCCGATCAGCGAGCAGGTGGCCGCCGCCCGCAAGGCCCACCCCGAGGGCACGGTCTCGGCCGTACGCCCCTCACCCGAGGCCGACGCGACGACCAGGGTGCTGCTGTCCGGCGTCCCGGGCGTCGACGAGGGCCACACGCTCGCCGTGTTCGTCGACCCGTACACCGCGCAGGTGCGCGGCTCCCTCGAACAGTACGGCTCGACCGGCGCGCTGCCGCTGCGCACCTGGATCGACGAGTTCCACCGGGACCTGCGCCTGGGTGAGCCGGGGCGGCTGTACAGCGAGCTGGCGGCCAGCTGGCTGTGGGTCATCTCGGCGGGCGGGCTGGTGCTGTGGTTCTCCCGCCGCCGTGCCCTGCGCAAGGTGCGGGGGGTCAAGGGACGGCGTCGCACCCTCGGGCTGCACGGCGGTGTCGGCGTGTGGGCGGCGGCCGGGTTCTTCTTCCTCTCGGCCACCGGCCTGACCTGGTCGGCCCACGCCGGGGCAAGCATCGACGAGCTGCGGACCTCGTTGGGCCAGGCCACCCCGTCGGTGTCGGCGGCGGCCGGAGGCGAGCACGACGGCCACGGTGCCGCCGCGGGGCAGGCGGGCGATGCCGCGCACGGCGTGGGCCTGGACAAGGTCCTGGCCGCTGCGCGGGCCGAGGGGCTCGGCGACCCGGTGGAGATCGTGCCGCCCGCGGACGCGAACTCGGCGTACGTGGTCCGGCAGGTGCAGCGCAGCTGGCCCTCGAAGCAGGACGCCGTCGCGATCGACCCGGCCGGCGGCGAGGTCACGGACGTGCTGCGGTTCGCCGACCATCCCGTGCTCGCGAAGCTCACCCGATGGGGCATCGACCTGCACACCGGCATCCTCTTCGGCCTGGCCAACCAGATCGCCCTGATGCTGCTCGCGCTCTCCCTGATCCTGCTGATCGTCTGGGGCTACCGCATGTGGTGGCAGCGCGGCCGCGGCACCGCCTTCGGCCGCCCGGTCCCACGGGGTGCCTGGCAGCAGGTCCCGCCGCAGATCCTCGTACCGCTGCTGGCGGGGGTCGCCGTACTCGGGTACTTCCTGCCCCTGTTCGGCATCCCGCTGGCGGCCTTCCTCGCCGTCGACATCCTGCTGGGGGAGATCGCCCACCGGCGGGGGCGGCGGTCGTACGGGACGCCGGTCGGGTAG
- a CDS encoding tetratricopeptide repeat protein codes for MNTTQDTTYYAHGTPAERWERAQLFFDAKDYAAAARVLAGLVEEVPEQTGPRLLLARSYYHSAQLRRAEGELRMIVERDPVEHYARLMLGRTLQRQNRHEEAESHLRIASALAGDFEQR; via the coding sequence GTGAACACCACGCAGGACACGACGTACTACGCCCACGGAACCCCGGCCGAGCGCTGGGAGCGCGCGCAGCTGTTCTTCGACGCCAAGGACTACGCCGCCGCCGCGCGCGTCCTGGCCGGGCTGGTCGAGGAAGTCCCCGAGCAGACCGGGCCCCGGCTGCTCCTGGCGCGCTCGTACTACCACTCGGCCCAACTGCGGCGCGCCGAGGGCGAGTTGCGGATGATCGTCGAGCGGGACCCCGTGGAGCACTACGCCCGCCTGATGCTCGGCCGCACACTCCAGCGGCAGAACCGGCACGAGGAGGCGGAGTCACACCTGCGGATCGCCTCGGCGCTCGCGGGTGACTTCGAGCAGCGCTGA
- a CDS encoding pirin family protein, with product MSNLEREAAPSLCGGRGFVVAEPVRELLSPRQVRLGESSEVRRLLPNLGRRMVGAWCFVDHYGPDDIANEPGMQVPPHPHMGLQTVSWLHEGEVLHRDSTGSLQTIRPRELGLMTSGRAISHSEESPRSHARFLHGAQLWVALPDSYRHTEPRFEHHADLPVVTAPGVTATLILGGLDGATSPGTAYTPIVGADLALTRGADVRLPLEPDFEYAVLSMSGEAHVDGVPVLPGSMLYLGCGRSELPLRAESEAGLMLLGGEPFEEELIMFWNWIGRSQEEIVQARQGWMEGTRFGEVKGYDGAPLPAPALPPVPLKPRGRAR from the coding sequence ATGAGCAATCTAGAGCGCGAGGCGGCCCCCTCCTTGTGCGGTGGCCGTGGCTTCGTGGTGGCGGAGCCGGTGCGGGAACTCCTCAGCCCTCGCCAGGTCAGGCTGGGCGAGTCCAGTGAGGTCCGCCGGCTGCTGCCCAACCTCGGCCGCCGGATGGTCGGGGCTTGGTGCTTCGTCGACCACTACGGTCCCGACGACATCGCCAACGAGCCCGGCATGCAGGTGCCGCCGCATCCCCACATGGGTCTGCAGACCGTGAGCTGGCTGCACGAGGGAGAGGTGCTGCACCGTGACTCCACCGGCAGCCTCCAGACGATCCGCCCGCGCGAACTCGGCCTGATGACCTCCGGCCGGGCCATCAGCCACTCGGAGGAGAGCCCGCGCTCGCACGCCCGCTTCCTGCACGGCGCGCAGCTCTGGGTCGCCCTCCCCGACAGTTACCGTCACACCGAGCCGCGCTTCGAACACCACGCCGATCTGCCGGTCGTCACGGCACCCGGCGTCACGGCCACGCTGATCCTCGGCGGCCTCGACGGCGCGACCTCACCCGGCACCGCGTACACCCCGATCGTCGGCGCCGACCTGGCCCTGACGCGAGGGGCGGACGTACGCCTCCCCCTGGAACCGGACTTCGAGTACGCCGTCCTGTCCATGTCCGGCGAGGCCCACGTCGACGGCGTCCCGGTCCTGCCCGGCTCCATGCTCTACCTCGGCTGCGGCCGCAGCGAACTGCCCCTGCGGGCGGAGTCGGAGGCGGGCCTGATGCTCCTGGGCGGCGAACCGTTCGAGGAGGAGCTGATCATGTTCTGGAACTGGATCGGACGGTCGCAGGAGGAGATCGTACAGGCTCGTCAGGGCTGGATGGAAGGGACACGGTTCGGCGAGGTGAAGGGCTACGACGGCGCTCCGCTGCCTGCTCCTGCGCTGCCTCCAGTGCCGCTTAAGCCGCGCGGAAGGGCTCGCTGA
- a CDS encoding alpha-L-fucosidase, with product MPSSVNRRQFLAGATAVAATALAGGVLSAGRARAVANTYTPDWSSVGQHKPAPEWFQDAKFGIYFHWGVFSVPAYGSEWYPRTMYKAGNPTNTYHAGKYGPPTEWQYHNFINGAPDLVGNHVQFAPKLKSAGGAFDPHEWAQLFVDAGAKFAGPVAEHHDGYSMWDSQVNEWNSVDKGPKLDLLNLFTTAIRGKGLKLLVAMHHAYNYRGFFEFAPAQTDPSLKKLYGRLSATEENQLWYDKLKEVIDRSQPDILWQDFALSGVDETKRLEFLSYYYNQAAGWGREVVATYKDGLNQGGAVFDYERGGPIDITTPYWLTDDSVSSSSWCYTQGIGYYTTKQVLHALLDRVSKNGNMLLNIAPMADGTIPQGQKNILLGIGDHLKRFGESVYATRAWTAYGEGPTLMGGGTFTSPTAGTTQDIRFTRNKANNVLYATVLGWPGAALTIKSLNSDRINMSPLVSAQLLGSTAGTYISLAKPTQDASGLKVTLPSTAPYTANAYVVKLTFSGAIPPLRRMSGAVGFQEAGYVGTPAGLAVGEYTAQKLASVGLPAASLSSLWLARGYRLIGYAGDNFSGSAWTFTIDHSDMRTTGTNDTVTSLKVQFSPTAYFRIENLTNRLAVDSGGVVASGSSLKQWTWNGSTHLQWQLVAVGNGAYKIVNRANGMVADGWNATADDSAVKQAAWNGAASQQWTIESVGDGLFTIANRATGLRLDGNGKAASGSVLIQRKQEETTDQIWVLTAL from the coding sequence ATGCCGAGTTCCGTCAACAGACGTCAGTTCCTGGCCGGCGCAACGGCCGTCGCTGCCACTGCCCTTGCCGGAGGCGTGCTCTCCGCCGGCCGCGCTCGGGCGGTGGCGAACACCTACACCCCCGACTGGAGCTCGGTCGGTCAGCACAAGCCGGCTCCGGAGTGGTTCCAGGACGCTAAGTTCGGCATCTATTTCCACTGGGGTGTCTTCAGCGTCCCCGCCTACGGCAGCGAGTGGTACCCGCGGACCATGTACAAGGCCGGCAACCCGACCAACACCTACCATGCCGGTAAGTACGGGCCCCCGACGGAGTGGCAGTACCACAACTTCATCAACGGGGCGCCGGACCTGGTGGGTAACCATGTCCAGTTCGCGCCGAAGCTGAAGTCGGCGGGAGGCGCGTTCGATCCCCATGAGTGGGCCCAGCTGTTCGTCGACGCCGGCGCCAAGTTCGCGGGTCCGGTCGCCGAGCACCATGACGGCTACTCCATGTGGGACAGCCAGGTCAACGAGTGGAACTCGGTGGACAAGGGGCCGAAGCTCGACCTCCTGAACCTCTTCACCACGGCGATCCGCGGCAAGGGTCTGAAGCTTCTGGTCGCCATGCACCACGCGTACAACTACAGGGGCTTCTTCGAGTTCGCCCCCGCGCAGACGGACCCCAGCCTGAAGAAGTTGTACGGCCGGCTGAGCGCCACGGAGGAGAACCAGCTCTGGTACGACAAGCTCAAGGAGGTCATCGACCGCTCCCAGCCCGACATCCTCTGGCAGGACTTCGCGCTCAGCGGGGTCGACGAGACCAAGCGTCTCGAGTTCCTGTCGTACTACTACAACCAGGCCGCCGGCTGGGGCCGTGAGGTCGTCGCCACCTACAAGGACGGACTGAACCAGGGGGGAGCGGTCTTCGACTACGAGCGCGGAGGCCCGATCGACATCACCACCCCTTACTGGCTCACCGACGACAGCGTCTCCAGCAGCAGTTGGTGCTACACCCAGGGAATCGGTTACTACACCACCAAGCAGGTCCTGCACGCGCTCCTCGACCGCGTCAGCAAGAACGGCAACATGCTCCTGAACATCGCGCCGATGGCCGATGGCACCATCCCCCAGGGGCAGAAGAACATCCTGCTCGGCATAGGCGACCACCTCAAGCGCTTCGGGGAGTCGGTGTACGCCACGAGGGCCTGGACGGCGTACGGCGAAGGCCCGACGCTCATGGGCGGCGGTACGTTCACCTCGCCCACGGCCGGCACCACACAGGACATCCGCTTCACCCGGAACAAGGCGAACAACGTCCTCTACGCAACGGTCCTGGGGTGGCCGGGCGCGGCACTCACCATCAAGTCGCTCAACTCCGACCGCATCAACATGTCCCCGCTCGTCTCGGCACAGCTGCTCGGCTCGACCGCAGGCACCTACATCAGCCTGGCGAAGCCCACCCAGGACGCCTCCGGACTCAAGGTCACCCTGCCGTCCACCGCGCCGTACACGGCCAACGCGTACGTGGTGAAGCTGACGTTCTCCGGTGCCATTCCCCCGCTCAGGCGGATGTCCGGAGCCGTCGGTTTCCAGGAGGCCGGCTATGTCGGCACCCCGGCGGGCCTCGCCGTCGGCGAATACACGGCACAGAAGCTGGCTTCCGTCGGTTTGCCCGCGGCCAGCCTCTCCTCCCTCTGGCTGGCTCGCGGCTACCGTCTCATCGGTTACGCCGGTGACAACTTCTCGGGCTCGGCGTGGACCTTCACGATCGATCACAGCGACATGAGGACGACGGGCACCAACGACACGGTGACCTCACTGAAGGTGCAGTTCTCCCCGACGGCCTATTTCCGCATCGAGAACCTCACCAACCGCCTGGCGGTGGACAGCGGGGGCGTCGTGGCCTCCGGTTCCTCCCTCAAGCAATGGACGTGGAACGGCAGCACCCACCTGCAGTGGCAGCTGGTCGCCGTCGGCAACGGTGCGTACAAGATCGTGAACCGAGCCAACGGAATGGTCGCCGACGGCTGGAACGCCACAGCCGACGACTCCGCCGTGAAGCAAGCGGCCTGGAACGGGGCCGCCAGCCAGCAGTGGACGATCGAATCCGTAGGGGACGGCCTCTTCACGATCGCCAACCGCGCCACGGGCCTGCGCCTCGACGGAAACGGCAAGGCCGCCTCCGGATCGGTCCTCATTCAGCGGAAGCAGGAGGAGACCACGGACCAGATCTGGGTTCTCACGGCACTCTGA